One stretch of Brachyhypopomus gauderio isolate BG-103 chromosome 10, BGAUD_0.2, whole genome shotgun sequence DNA includes these proteins:
- the cnbpa gene encoding CCHC-type zinc finger, nucleic acid binding protein a isoform X4, which yields MIMDMSSSECFGCGRSGHWVKNCPNAGRGRGRGRGRDLFCYRCGEQGHIARDCEQTEDACYNCHRSGHISRDCKEPKKEREQCCYNCGKAGHVARDCDHANEQKCYSCGGFGHIQKLCDKVKCYRCGEIGHVAVQCSKASEVNCYNCGKTGHLARECTIEASA from the exons ATG ATAATGGATATGAGCAGCAGTGAGTGCTTTGGCTGTGGCCGCTCTGGACACTGGGTCAAGAACTGTCCCAATGCTGGCCGTGGCCGTGGGAGAGGAAGGGGCCGTG ATCTTTTCTGTTACCGATGTGGAGAACAAGGCCACATTGCCAGGGACTGTGAGCAGACCGAGGATG CGTGCTACAACTGTCACAGGAGTGGCCACATCTCCAGGGACTGCAAGGAGCCCAAGAAGGAGCGGGAGCAGTGCTGCTACAACTGTGGCAAGGCCGGCCACGTGGCGCGCGACTGTGACCATGCCAACGAGCAGAAGTGCTACTCCTGCGGAGGCTTTGGGCACATCCAGAAACTTTGTGACAAAGTGAAGTGCTACCG GTGTGGAGAGATTGGCCATGTGGCCGTGCAGTGCAGCAAGGCCAGTGAGGTGAACTGCTACAACTGTGGCAAGACTGGTCACCTGGCAAGAGAATGCACAATCGAAGCCTCTGCATAA
- the cnbpa gene encoding CCHC-type zinc finger, nucleic acid binding protein a isoform X3, translated as MIMDMSSSECFGCGRSGHWVKNCPNAGRGRGRGRGRGKDLFCYRCGEQGHIARDCEQTEDACYNCHRSGHISRDCKEPKKEREQCCYNCGKAGHVARDCDHANEQKCYSCGGFGHIQKLCDKVKCYRCGEIGHVAVQCSKASEVNCYNCGKTGHLARECTIEASA; from the exons ATG ATAATGGATATGAGCAGCAGTGAGTGCTTTGGCTGTGGCCGCTCTGGACACTGGGTCAAGAACTGTCCCAATGCTGGCCGTGGCCGTGGGAGAGGAAGGGGCCGTGGTAAGG ATCTTTTCTGTTACCGATGTGGAGAACAAGGCCACATTGCCAGGGACTGTGAGCAGACCGAGGATG CGTGCTACAACTGTCACAGGAGTGGCCACATCTCCAGGGACTGCAAGGAGCCCAAGAAGGAGCGGGAGCAGTGCTGCTACAACTGTGGCAAGGCCGGCCACGTGGCGCGCGACTGTGACCATGCCAACGAGCAGAAGTGCTACTCCTGCGGAGGCTTTGGGCACATCCAGAAACTTTGTGACAAAGTGAAGTGCTACCG GTGTGGAGAGATTGGCCATGTGGCCGTGCAGTGCAGCAAGGCCAGTGAGGTGAACTGCTACAACTGTGGCAAGACTGGTCACCTGGCAAGAGAATGCACAATCGAAGCCTCTGCATAA
- the cnbpa gene encoding CCHC-type zinc finger, nucleic acid binding protein a isoform X1, which yields MDMSSSECFGCGRSGHWVKNCPNAGRGRGRGRGRGKDLFCYRCGEQGHIARDCEQTEDACYNCHRSGHISRDCKEPKKEREQCCYNCGKAGHVARDCDHANEQKCYSCGGFGHIQKLCDKVKCYRCGEIGHVAVQCSKASEVNCYNCGKTGHLARECTIEASA from the exons ATGGATATGAGCAGCAGTGAGTGCTTTGGCTGTGGCCGCTCTGGACACTGGGTCAAGAACTGTCCCAATGCTGGCCGTGGCCGTGGGAGAGGAAGGGGCCGTGGTAAGG ATCTTTTCTGTTACCGATGTGGAGAACAAGGCCACATTGCCAGGGACTGTGAGCAGACCGAGGATG CGTGCTACAACTGTCACAGGAGTGGCCACATCTCCAGGGACTGCAAGGAGCCCAAGAAGGAGCGGGAGCAGTGCTGCTACAACTGTGGCAAGGCCGGCCACGTGGCGCGCGACTGTGACCATGCCAACGAGCAGAAGTGCTACTCCTGCGGAGGCTTTGGGCACATCCAGAAACTTTGTGACAAAGTGAAGTGCTACCG GTGTGGAGAGATTGGCCATGTGGCCGTGCAGTGCAGCAAGGCCAGTGAGGTGAACTGCTACAACTGTGGCAAGACTGGTCACCTGGCAAGAGAATGCACAATCGAAGCCTCTGCATAA
- the cnbpa gene encoding CCHC-type zinc finger, nucleic acid binding protein a isoform X2: MDMSSSECFGCGRSGHWVKNCPNAGRGRGRGRGRDLFCYRCGEQGHIARDCEQTEDACYNCHRSGHISRDCKEPKKEREQCCYNCGKAGHVARDCDHANEQKCYSCGGFGHIQKLCDKVKCYRCGEIGHVAVQCSKASEVNCYNCGKTGHLARECTIEASA, translated from the exons ATGGATATGAGCAGCAGTGAGTGCTTTGGCTGTGGCCGCTCTGGACACTGGGTCAAGAACTGTCCCAATGCTGGCCGTGGCCGTGGGAGAGGAAGGGGCCGTG ATCTTTTCTGTTACCGATGTGGAGAACAAGGCCACATTGCCAGGGACTGTGAGCAGACCGAGGATG CGTGCTACAACTGTCACAGGAGTGGCCACATCTCCAGGGACTGCAAGGAGCCCAAGAAGGAGCGGGAGCAGTGCTGCTACAACTGTGGCAAGGCCGGCCACGTGGCGCGCGACTGTGACCATGCCAACGAGCAGAAGTGCTACTCCTGCGGAGGCTTTGGGCACATCCAGAAACTTTGTGACAAAGTGAAGTGCTACCG GTGTGGAGAGATTGGCCATGTGGCCGTGCAGTGCAGCAAGGCCAGTGAGGTGAACTGCTACAACTGTGGCAAGACTGGTCACCTGGCAAGAGAATGCACAATCGAAGCCTCTGCATAA